In one window of Xiphophorus hellerii strain 12219 chromosome 23, Xiphophorus_hellerii-4.1, whole genome shotgun sequence DNA:
- the LOC116714975 gene encoding LOW QUALITY PROTEIN: protocadherin gamma-C5-like (The sequence of the model RefSeq protein was modified relative to this genomic sequence to represent the inferred CDS: deleted 2 bases in 2 codons): protein MERAGRGIMWNKLSTWQVLLWWHNFFILWSTIDAQTRYSIPEELKRGSVVGNIAKDLGLLVPELLRRKMRITSEAGKQYFNVDLGKGELLVTDRIDREELCGQRPSCLLPLELVIDNPLQVHRVEIEIQDTNDHSPSFLTKEKVVKIAELVNPGARFPLESATDPDVGANSVRTYLISKNEHFKLTVKNLKDGRKIPELVLEKALDRETQAVHNLVITAVDGGDPVRSGTSEITVIVLDINDNAPQFEKQVYEANVSERSAIGTEILQVKASDADEGLNGEIEYVFAEQTSDITLSLFDINPSTGVITVKGVLDHESNSLHRFDITAKDKGNPEMDGHCGVEIKINDINDNNPEIVVTSLTTPVPEDSAIGTVIAIISTRDADSGDNGKVTLTLSPKSLFKLNPSISKHFSLVTNGPLDREKNSQYSIKITASDSGKPPLTSEKTIIVQLLDVNDNPPVFSQKLYTVYVKENNAAGMILCSVAASDLDSGENAKISYSILDSKVQDVSVSSYVYINSDNGSIYSMHSFDYEKLKVFQIQVQAKDQGSPSLSSNATVHVFILDQNDNTPAVIYPSSAALGSLSHQRMPRSAKAGHLVTKVTAVDADSGHNAWISYRLAEATDTSLFTVNQYTGEVRTKRAVYEQDDSSQRLLIEIKDDGQPVQSATATVSILLEDGLHEPILDLRHKMSEPSKKTGRITLYLILSLASVSVLSLVTFLILAVKCIRGSRSSGSCCMRRSDCDDYKNPNRNLQIQLNTDGPIKYVEVLGGDMMSQSQSFRSCMSPMSEYSDFTMIKPSSTTDFKEVISVLDASLPDSTWTFESQQVS from the exons ATGGAGCGTGCGGGACGTGGAATAATGTGGAACAAATTGTCAACATGGCAGGTGCTTCTGTGGTGGCATAATTTCTTTATCTTGTGGAGTACAATAGACGCGCAGACTCGCTACAGCATCCCTGAGGAGCTGAAACGGGGATCCGTGGTGGGAAATATAGCCAAAGATTTGGGTTTGCTTGTGCCTGAACTGCTTCGGCGTAAAATGCGGATAACCTCGGAGGCTGGTAAGCAGTATTTTAATGTAGACTTGGGAAAGGGAGAGCTGCTGGTGACCGACAGAATAGACAGGGAGGAACTGTGTGGACAAAGGCCGTCCTGTTTGCTGCCTTTGGAGCTGGTTATAGATAACCCGCTGCAGGTGCACAGAGTTGAAATTGAAATACAGGATACGAACGATCATTCCCCTAGTTTTCTCACTAAAGAGAAAGTGGTGAAAATCGCGGAGTTAGTAAATCCAGGTGCGCGGTTTCCCTTAGAGAGTGCCACTGATCCTGATGTCGGTGCTAATTCTGTACGCACGTATCTCATAAGCAAAAATGAGCATTTTAAATTGACAGTTAAAAATCTTAAAGATGGGAGAAAAATTCCCGAACTGGTGCTTGAAAAAGCTCTTGATCGAGAGACGCAGGCTGTACACAACCTCGTCATTACAGCTGTGGACGGGGGAGATCCGGTGCGTTCAGGGACGTCAGAAATTACAGTTATAGTGCTCGATATCAATGATAATGCACCGCAATTTGAAAAACAAGTATATGAAGCAAATGTCAGCGAAAGGTCTGCAATTGGAACCGAAATCCTGCAGGTTAAAGCTTCAGATGCAGATGAAGGACTGAATGGAGAAATAGAATATGTGTTTGCGGAGCAAACTTCAGATATTACTTTATCCTTATTTGACATCAACCCATCCACTGGGGTTATTACTGTCAAAGGGGTTTTAGACCATGAATCAAATTCTTTACACAGATTCGATATAACTGCAAAAGACAAAGGAAATCCGGAAATGGACGGGCATTGTGGAGtggaaatcaaaataaatgacatcaaTGACAATAATCCAGAAATAGTTGTTACCTCTTTAACAACACCCGTTCCCGAAGACTCTGCAATTGGAACAGTCATTGCAATCATAAGCACAAGAGACGCAGACTCAGGTGACAATGGGAAAGTGACATTAACGTTGTCACCCAAATCCCTGTTCAAATTAAACCCATCgatctcaaaacatttttcactagTCACAAATGGTCCACTTGACCGTGAAAAAAACAGCCAGTATAGTATTAAGATAACCGCCTCTGATTCTGGAAAACCGCCATTAACAagtgaaaaaacaataatagttcaacttttagatgtaaATGACAATCCACCAGTTTTCTCTCAAAAATTGTATACAGtttatgttaaagaaaacaatgcTGCAGGGATGATTTTGTGCTCGGTAGCAGCGTCTGATCTGGATTCTGGTGAAAACGCAAAGATCTCTTACTCCATACTGGACTCTAAAGTGCAGGACGTCTCTGTCTCGTCTTATGTTTACATTAACTCAGATAACGGGAGCATCTACAGCATGCACTCGTTTGACTATGAGAAGCTGAAAGTGTTTCAGATTCAGGTTCAGGCAAAGGACCAGGGCTCTCCCTCTCTCAGCAGCAACGCCACTGTCCATGTTTTCATCCTGGACCAGAACGATAATACC CCTGCGGTTATTTACCCCTCCTCCGCTGCCCTGGGCTCTCTCTCTCATCAGAGAATGCCCCGCTCCGCTAAAGCGGGTCACCTGGTTACTAAGGTAACGGCCGTGGACGCTGACTCGGGCCATAATGCCTGGATCTCATACAGACTAGCGGAGGCCACAGACACCTCTCTGTTCACCGTCAATCAGTACACAGGAGAGGTGAGGACTAAACGCGCTGTGTACGAGCAGGACGACTCCTCTCAGAGGCTGCTGATAGAGATCAAGGACGACGGGCAACCGGTTCAGTCCGCCACCGCCACGGTGTCCATCCTACTGGAGGACGGTCTCCATGAACCCATTTTAGACCTCCGACACAAAATGTCCGAGCCCAGCAAGAAAACTGGCAGAATCACCCTTTATTTGATTCTGTCTCTGGCCTCAGTGTCCGTGCTGTCTCTGGTGACTTTTCTCATCCTGGCGGTGAAATGCATCAGGGGCAGCAGAAGCAGCGGGAGCTGCTGCATGAGAAGGAGCGACTGTGATGATTACAAGAACCCCAACAGAAACCTGCAGATTCAGCTCAACACTGAC GGACCTATAAAATACGTGGAGGTCCTGGGAGGAGACATGATGTCTCAGAGTCAGTCGTTCAGGTCCTGCATGTCTCCGATGTCAGAGTACAGTGATTTCACAATGATCAAACCCAGCAGCACCACAGACTTTAAAGAAGTCATCAGTGTTCTGGACGCGTCTTTACCCGACAGCACCTGGACCTTTGAGAGCCAGCAGGTGAGCTAA